From the Desulfobotulus mexicanus genome, one window contains:
- a CDS encoding efflux RND transporter periplasmic adaptor subunit, whose product MTPSLYDQPPVSRRSLWIRILLPLVIIAMGAGLGRYFLETRPSAQRRPAVQATPLVTVLSLQKEPAVEQLFLMGTVVAEKEVDIRSPLAGTLIFMSEDFFPGGHVDGGDLMLKVDPSDFRIAVDRAAAAVNRAVADLDLEKGRAAMAKAEVKTLEGLTGQSLAATELTLRKPQMRQMEAALASARADLEMAEIQLERTRIRAPFDGVLTRRSVVAGSRVSAGEVLASLAGRDVFWIEARIPLDRTSVLRTRNYEKGPSHVRIRTAGGERQGRVFQILPDITENTRMARMLVSVEDPLSLKTPLPSLFLGDFLSMEVEGRRFEEGFFLPHGSLREGRQVWVVDGENRLRFVVVNPLFTDKRGVYIAPDLEEGSLLVISDLGLAVEGMTVETEIQGSPSFPGEAMEKGSGKAPRRSEKPEKE is encoded by the coding sequence ATGACGCCATCCCTTTATGATCAACCACCAGTTTCCCGCAGATCCCTGTGGATCAGAATTCTTTTACCCCTTGTGATTATTGCCATGGGTGCGGGCCTTGGCCGGTATTTTCTTGAAACCAGGCCTTCGGCCCAGAGGAGACCGGCTGTGCAGGCTACCCCCCTTGTTACGGTTCTGTCATTGCAGAAAGAGCCGGCTGTGGAGCAGCTTTTCCTGATGGGTACCGTTGTGGCTGAAAAGGAGGTGGATATACGGAGTCCGCTGGCAGGCACACTGATTTTTATGTCAGAGGATTTTTTTCCGGGGGGGCATGTGGATGGGGGCGATCTTATGCTTAAGGTTGATCCTTCTGATTTCCGTATAGCTGTAGACAGGGCAGCGGCTGCCGTGAACAGGGCGGTTGCGGATCTGGACCTTGAAAAGGGCAGGGCAGCCATGGCAAAAGCCGAGGTGAAAACCCTGGAAGGCCTCACAGGGCAAAGCCTTGCCGCAACGGAGTTGACCCTGAGAAAACCGCAGATGCGTCAGATGGAGGCTGCCCTGGCTTCCGCCAGAGCGGATCTGGAAATGGCGGAGATTCAGCTGGAAAGAACCCGCATCAGAGCACCCTTTGACGGGGTGCTGACCCGCCGCAGTGTGGTGGCAGGCAGCCGGGTGTCTGCTGGCGAGGTTCTGGCAAGCCTTGCGGGAAGGGATGTTTTCTGGATAGAAGCAAGGATTCCGTTGGACCGGACCTCTGTTTTGCGTACCAGAAATTACGAAAAAGGACCTTCCCATGTTCGTATTCGTACCGCAGGTGGTGAGCGGCAGGGGAGGGTCTTTCAGATTCTTCCGGATATTACGGAAAATACCCGTATGGCCCGTATGCTTGTAAGTGTGGAAGATCCTTTAAGTTTGAAAACTCCACTGCCTTCGCTTTTTCTTGGGGATTTTCTTTCCATGGAGGTGGAGGGACGCCGCTTTGAAGAGGGCTTTTTCCTGCCCCATGGCAGCCTGAGGGAGGGGCGTCAGGTCTGGGTGGTGGACGGGGAAAATCGTCTGCGTTTTGTTGTTGTGAATCCTTTGTTTACCGATAAGAGAGGCGTATACATTGCCCCTGACCTTGAGGAAGGCAGTCTGCTGGTGATTTCCGATCTGGGCCTGGCTGTGGAAGGGATGACCGTGGAAACAGAGATACAGGGAAGTCCATCTTTCCCGGGTGAAGCCATGGAAAAAGGATCGGGAAAAGCTCCCCGAAGGTCTGAAAAGCCGGAAAAGGAATAG